The Salvia splendens isolate huo1 chromosome 20, SspV2, whole genome shotgun sequence nucleotide sequence TTATTGTTGAATGATATTATGTGGATGTATGACATTgctataatttgttattaaaaatataattgggTCGGATGATGAGAGATTGTTTGAATAACTACATATAAAACAAAGTTCTAATGTATATATCGTGCTGCACAAATTGTTAAGTTCATGAAAAGTTGAAATTATATGATAAATCACtataatttctatatttaactgaaatattttaatataaattttataattattttcgtAGTACGTTAAATAATATCATTATAGGGATGATCTGATGATAGCATCCTATGACATAACATATGACATATCCTTTATTTGTATGACTACCAGATAAATTGATAGAGTAAATTATACCTTATAATTTTTTAactcatattataaaattattttgtgaTTAGCATAATAGAGGTAATTCAATTTTTGAGATTGTCATACTCATCGAACCCATATGCTCGTAATACATTCTTCAAGtgtaattaattatgtattcaAAGTATATAGTACTAGATAATTAAATCTTCGTTTCATGTAATTTTGACAATAGTACCAAATGataatatattgaaattttttgcaTATTTCTCCATGTATTGTATAATATACAGAAAATATTGAAATCATAAGCATCAAATTATATCCAAATCACAAATATTAAAATAGGTGAagaaagtgaaataaaatacaatgtacATACGAGATCCAAATTAAAAAATGCTCTGTATATAATAAATTCtggaataaaaagataacttaaataaatttatgaaaataagtttataaaaattattattttataattaaaaacgtTAAGTATTGAAGGAAAGTGGAAATATTGGAGTAATATACTATCAAAATTAATcttcaaataatattataatataatatattattatcttattttttatattaaattttatttaatcattatTAGTTTAATTATCAATATATTtactgttttttttcttttgactcattttcatattttttgttaaaactataaaaaacatgatgtaaaatatattttttaattctgaaaattaaatatttttattaaaaatttaagtatTTTCTATTTGATGTTTGGTTTAATTTATAGTCAATTTCTTAATTGACATGGTGGCtataatgtaaaattaaagtatagttaAAATAAGTAACTTAACATTGCAAATGATAGCAAATGATAGATATATCCCAACTTTGTAtactttttgttaatttatcactacctttttttttatataaacgAGAATACTGATTGATCGCTTAACATCTTTAGATCATTTTCAACGACTTCAAATACTTTAGCTACAAACTAATAACAATATATCTACTCCACTTAGCTATActatttacataaaaaaatcgGGTAATAATACATCATTTTGCATCGCATTCTTTTCCTATTTCACAACAATGGTCAATAATTCTATGTTTATTACAAAGccattaaaaattcaaaatatgctGTAAAAATGAATAAGagcatataatttttttattaatttattaataaaacataaataataaatttaaagacCAACTCGAATCTCAGATCTCTTTGGCGAAGTGGAGTGAAAAGTGTTGGAAATCCATCGAGTGAAGACCCATCGATCCAGCCGCAACCTCGACTTCCttgtcttcatcttcatctccatctccatctccatctccccCGCCGGCAAAACGTGTGCGGCAGAGCTACTCGGAAGCGGCTCAGCGTGGCGGCTGACCAGAGTCCTGGGAGAGGCTGAAGCAGGGCTgccggaggtggtggtggtggagccgCCGCTCGGAGTCCTCGAGTGGTCGTGAAAGAGTTCCCACAGCTCTTGTTTCCTCACCGCAGCTCTCACCAATCTCTCCCAATCTTCATAGACTTTAGTCATCCCTTTTCACATTCACACTATATAATTCTTCCTCACTCTATATTTTATATACACAATGCAGAGTAGATGGTAGTTGGCTAGTTGCCTTTATTTCCATTGAAATTTCGATGCAATTTCAATGTCAATAAAAGCTTCACCGACACATCTAAAGCTAAAGGTCctaatttaacaaaaaaaggTTATGAAATGAAACAGTCGAAGAAATATTATATTATGatccaaaattttcaaaatatagtaaaagttaCATGAAAAAGTTTTGGAAAAATACACTCACTATTACTAGTTTAAACAAATAAACACCAAATCTTGAGAGGAAAAATATggtcttttttatttgttaataATAACTCGAACCTCATGCGAAGCGACCAATCAATCGTCAACCTCAGCTCTGATTTCCTTGACAAGCTCATCCTTGTAGTCTTCAAATGAATCAGGGAAAGCCTCAACAGTTCCGTTTTCCACCACCCATATCTGGCTCCTTTCTTCATCTTGACACACGCGGGATATAAGCCTAGAGTCATGGCTGACGAGGACGACGCCTCCTGTGAACTCATCCAGTGCATCTGCCAATGCATCGATACTCTGCATATCTAAATGATTGGTCGGCTCATCCAACAGTAGAATGTGCGGCTTAGACATGGATATGGAAGTGAAAACCACGCGCGCCTTCTGCCCTCCGGATAGTTTTGCAATAGGAGTCAGATGGTTGTGGCTGGGAAGTCCAAACTTGCCCAGCTTTGCCCGGACGGCCTCCTGCTTGCTGAGCCCTTCTTGCTCTGGATGTAACCGAAGCAGATACTGAACCGGCGTTTCATCCATTATCAGGAGATCCACAAAGTGCTGCGAGTATCTGCCTATCCTTAGTTTCTGGCTTCTCCTCACCTCACCCTCTGTTGGAACTATATCACCTGCAAGAAGGTTGAGCAAGGTTGATTTTCCAGCTCCATTGGGTCCGACAATTGCTACACGAGTCCCCATATCAATGCCCACATCCACATTAGACAGCCTGAAGTCCTCGCGATTTGGGTAGCTAAAGCTAACTTCGAGTAGTTGCAAAAGTGGTGGTGTTAGCTCAGTAGGCTCAGGGAAATGGAATTCCACTGTGTAATCTTTCCATTTCCGTGGTGCCTCTGCTACAGGCTCATCCTCATCAACCTTACCCTTACTCTTGCTCTTCGACGCTTCTTTGGCAGCATTAAATTTGGCTCGATCCTTGACCTTCTCCTGCTGAGTTCGACTGCCAGATCTCTTAGCATTTCTCAGCTGTTTTTCATAAGCCTCGCTCTTCTTATTCGCCTCTTTGCGGCGCTGCTCATATCCACCTTCGAAATCATCAAAATTTCCACGATAAAGGTGAAGCTTCAAATCATGGAGATGGATAATCTCGTTGCAAACGGTATTTAGAAAATCTCTGTCATGTGAGACAACAATTAGAGTTTTCTTCCACCTGCATAAGTATTCTTCCAACCAGAGAACAGCCCTGAGGTCGAGATGATTTGTAGGCTCATCCAACAGCAACAAAGTAGGCTGAACAAAAAGTGCTCTGGCCAATGATATTCTCATCCTCCAACCACCACTAAAGGACCGTGTTGCTCGACCCTGCATATCTTTAGTAAAACCCAACCCAGCAAGAATTTTAGACGCTTGAGCCTCAGCAGCATCTGATCCCATCAACTGCAACTTCTCATATAACTCACTCAGCTTCTCTCCCACGTCATTcccttcatcatcatcttcctcaCTGTCACCAGTGGACATAGTGGATGCATCCTGCAGAGTAGCAACTTCTTCTCTAAGTTTGACAAGTTCTTCGTTGGCTGAAACAACTGCTTCAAGAGCTGTTCTATCATCACCAACGACTTCTTGTTCAACCAAAAGTACATCAATATTTTTGGGCACGGGTATCTTTCTCCAAGCAAGAAGCTTTAACAGGGTAGATTTACCCATTCCATTAGGCCCTACCAATCCATATCTCTTCCCATGAGAGATTTTCACAGAAGTATTCTTCAAGAGTTCTTTCCCTCGAGCAGCAACAGAGAAGTTTTCAACTGTTATATCTTTGACATTGGCATCAGCATCGTTTTCACCATCAAGTACAGACGCCCGGCTACCAATTACAACAGTAAACGCATCACGATCATCCCTGAGTGCCTCCTTTTTGGCTACCTCTGCCGCCTGAGCCACAAGCACATCCTTCTTTCCACGCTTCTTCAACTCTTTGTCGGTGAGACCTGTGTCAATAGGCTTTGCAATATTTCTGCGGCTGTTTACCTCAATCAGATGTGCCTCCTCCTCTGAGCCcaattcctcttcctcttcatcAGATGAAGGAAGATCTATACCGTCAATATAAGACGAGGCTTTAGGAGCAGGTTTTGGCTTGGGTTTACTAGTGGAGGCGCTTGTTTTCTTCGGCTTTTCAGGTTTTGCATCCATGCTCGCGAGTAATTCAGTCACTGAGAACTTCTCCTTCCCACCCTGCTTCGACTTTGTACCAGCACCAGCTTCATCTGATTTCTTCTTACCCATTTCCACAATACCTAATCAACCAAAGTTAAAAAACAACCAATGAAGTTTAATCAGCAAGGAACTAATCATACAATTAGAAGCATGATGAGAACCATATATTGTTCGTACAATCAACTTGACTAAATTTACCAAATTAACGCCTCACATTTCAAACTAAATACTAGTTCTCAAACAGCTAATTTACCAAATTAAAGCACCAATCAGGCAATCAACCAGGGGATAAATCTCCGGGGGAAAACACAAATTCATCAGATCCAATTCAGTTCAAATTAAGCTAAGTTAACATCGAATTCGCATCAAAACGACAACTTCACAACAAAATTAAGAAGCGCCAACAAAAATACCGTCAAATCCAACGAAgaattattcaaataaataaaaaacagatTTACGAGAAATTCTCACAGTTTACAATCCAGTAGCTGGAGCCTAGATCGCAGGCGATATTCGGATCTAGAAACGAGATTCCGATAAATCGGTAGCTCAAGCTGAGAAAAAACGGCACCGATAGCTAAAGATCCCTAGACTGCCTCTGTAGAgaggattattttattttgcgaAATACCAAAAGCAATTGGTATTTTCTCAATATtccttatttttataaaaatagatatagatattaatgtttgtagatttacaataataaatattaatgttTGAAAGATTTACACTTACAAAATGATAAGTATTGTGTAAATTTTGTGTTTGTAAGAAACTGAAATTCCGACCAtgggtattttttaaaaattaaatcagAAAATGGGCTTATAAGGCTGTAGTTATTTGATATGAGTGATTAACCTTGGGCTGAAATGAGGCCCATTCTAAGAttttattaaatactagtacattttacaaaaaatgacgttaattatattttctatcCTTAGCTTCTACAAGGATTTTTTAGATTGTTTGGTAAGCCATTTTAATTATAAGGTTTGgttaaatcaaataattaaaatgcaaTTTTTTATTGTCAAATCCAAGTATAAAATTGCAAATATTTTCTAAACATGAGTAACCCTATAAATAATTGGACTTAAACAAAATTATCTACCTCAACGCAAAAGTAAGTTCATTTAAGATTTACAAAATAGGGGTAGCAAGTAATCAAAACTAAAAGACCAAATGTATCAGTTGACTTTTCACAAactttactactactactactactatacttAGTATTTAATCTTTAAAACAAACTAGCCTTTTGACTTTGGGTTAACCTTGGTAGCTTAACAACATCCTAAACCACCCCCCTCTCTCCACTCCCAAACATAAACTAACAACATCAACCTAATCCAATCACAAAATCATTTGGCACCATTACTTTGTCAAATGGGACAAACAATAATTCTTAGCAAACAAaaccatattcaataaaaaatatatttaaaaaaaaaaactacaattcTTGGAACTAAACCAAATTACCAAGAATCTAGTTTGTAGTCGAAGAGGATCCAATCTCACTCACACGCGGTATAATATTCGGACTCGAAGACCTTGTCCCACCACGTGAGCTATTCCTCGTGGCCGTGGCCGGGGCCGGGGCCGGGACAACAATCCTAATCTCCTCCACCATCTTCACCACCTGCTCCATTTTCGGCCTTTGCTCGGGCATCCGCGCCACGCAACTCAACCCTATTTGCAACATCGACACCATCTCCTCCTCCACGTGCGGGTACCTCAGGAGCTCCAAGTCGAACACCTCACCCGTCCACTCCTCCCGGACCACGGAGTTCACCCACCTCACGAGATGAATGACCTCCTCCCCTCCGAGGCGTGGACAGGGGACTTCCCCGTGAGAAGCTCCAGCAGGAAAACCCCGTAGCTGTACACATCGGACGCCTGCAGCGCTTTCCTCGAGTCCATCACCTCCGGGGCACGATACCCAGAGCGGACTACGGGCGGCGAGGCGGGGCTCATCAGCGTTGCTAGCCCGAGATCGCTCACGCAGCCGTACTGTTGGGTGTTGAGGAAAATATTCGAAGATTTTATGTTGCCGTGCACGAGCTTCCCCCCACATTGTGTGTGGATGTGTGCAAGGCCTCGCGCTGCGCCAGTGGCGATCTTTAACCGCGTTTCCCAGTCGAGACGACACAGGTTTTCGCCTCTTCTCGCTGCAAAAATGTGGCAAAACTCATCAAATTTGAGGCCAAAGGCAACCAGCAATACAAAAGCTCAACCTTTTTTCATGATCAAGATAAAGTTTGTGTACTAATAAAACACAGTTCACTACAAGAACTATAGAACAACACAATACAGAAGAGTGCAACTCCACTAAAATCAAGAAAGGCCGATTCGCAGATCACAAACAACAACGACACAGAAACAGCGATGTATGCATAAGTAGTAACATACCGTGGAGCAGCATTGAGACGCTTCCCTGACTATAGAAATCGTACACCATTAGCTTTTCATCCTTGGAGTAGTAATAAGCCCTCAAAGGAGCAACGTTCGTGTGCCTAATATTCCCAACGACCTCCATCTGCTGCTCAAAATCCTTTCTCCCAACAATGACTTCCTTCAATCTCTTAACCGCAACTGTAGTCGCATCCTCTAGAGCCGCCTTATACGTAGCCCCAAACGTCCCCTTCCCGAGCACCTCAGCAGAGGCCCTCAGCAAATCCTCAAGGTCGAAAGCAAGATTACACCCCTCAAAAAATATCATCCCCGCATCCCCTTCCTGCACGTGCTGCGACCCCATCCGCCTTGTTGACTTCTCCGCCTTCTGAAGCGGCCCACTCTCGCCGCCTTTCTTCCTTCTGCTTGTGACAAACAGCAGCAAGGCGATCGCCACAAAGGCTGCCACGGAACTGCCAATGACAATTGCAAGAATGGTATGGTGGCTAAATTTAGGCGAATGCTTCTTTCGTGTAGCTTCAGGTGAAGTAGCAGAAGATGGCTGGAACGTAAGATTGTTGCCCAGAAAGGCTGAGCTAGGAAACCTTCCAAGATATCGAGACACATCTCCGGTGAGATTGTTGTTGGACAAATCCAACACTTGCAGAGTTTCAATATCGAGATCAGGAACATCACCGGAGAGAGAGTTATTAGCAAGATCCAAGGCTACCAAATGAGTCAGATTTGAGATTGAAGATGGGATCCTCCCATTAAACCTATTATTCGACAAGTTCAACACCGAGAGATTTTCCCAGACAGATAAGTCCAATGGCAATGGACCCTCAAAATGATTAAACTCAAGATACAAACTAGACA carries:
- the LOC121781814 gene encoding ABC transporter F family member 4-like, translated to MGKKKSDEAGAGTKSKQGGKEKFSVTELLASMDAKPEKPKKTSASTSKPKPKPAPKASSYIDGIDLPSSDEEEEELGSEEEAHLIEVNSRRNIAKPIDTGLTDKELKKRGKKDVLVAQAAEVAKKEALRDDRDAFTVVIGSRASVLDGENDADANVKDITVENFSVAARGKELLKNTSVKISHGKRYGLVGPNGMGKSTLLKLLAWRKIPVPKNIDVLLVEQEVVGDDRTALEAVVSANEELVKLREEVATLQDASTMSTGDSEEDDDEGNDVGEKLSELYEKLQLMGSDAAEAQASKILAGLGFTKDMQGRATRSFSGGWRMRISLARALFVQPTLLLLDEPTNHLDLRAVLWLEEYLCRWKKTLIVVSHDRDFLNTVCNEIIHLHDLKLHLYRGNFDDFEGGYEQRRKEANKKSEAYEKQLRNAKRSGSRTQQEKVKDRAKFNAAKEASKSKSKGKVDEDEPVAEAPRKWKDYTVEFHFPEPTELTPPLLQLLEVSFSYPNREDFRLSNVDVGIDMGTRVAIVGPNGAGKSTLLNLLAGDIVPTEGEVRRSQKLRIGRYSQHFVDLLIMDETPVQYLLRLHPEQEGLSKQEAVRAKLGKFGLPSHNHLTPIAKLSGGQKARVVFTSISMSKPHILLLDEPTNHLDMQSIDALADALDEFTGGVVLVSHDSRLISRVCQDEERSQIWVVENGTVEAFPDSFEDYKDELVKEIRAEVDD